From candidate division TA06 bacterium:
ATGCGGTGATAGAAGCCGGGACGGAGATCGGCCCCCGTACGGTGGTGATGGGGCCAAGTTTCATCGGCGCCCGGGTTAAAATAGGAAGCGATGGCCTGATCTATCCCAATGCTTCGGTCCGGGAGGAATGTATTTTGGGTAACGGGGTCATCATTCACTGCGGGGCGGTGGTGGGTTCGGACGGTTTCGGATACGCCAGGGAGGGCGCAAAATACGTCAAGATCCCCCAGACCGGAATTGTCATTTTAGAAGATGAGGTGGAGATCGGGGCCAACTCCACAATTGACCGGGGGGCCTTAGGACCCACCCGCATCAAGCGGGGAACCAAGTTAGATAATTTGGTCCACATCGCCCACAACGTGGAAATAGGTGAAGACGGAGCCATTGCGGCCTTAAGCGGCATCGCCGGCTCCACCATCATTGGCGACCGGCTGATAATGGGCGGGCAGGTGGGAGTAATAGGGCATCTGGAGATCGGCGACGACGTGATCTGCCTGGCCCAGTCCGGGGTGACCAAATCCGCGCCCTCCAAGACCATGCTCTACGGCAACCCGGCCCGGCCCCACATGAAGGTCAAGCGGATCGCCGCCGCTGTCGACATGCTGCCGGAGAAGCTGAAAGCGATCAAGGAACTGGAGCAGAGGGTGGCCGAGCTGGAGGAGAAGATAAAAGGCTAATTAGAGTCCGTTAATAAATTATAACACTTTGCCATACAAAGAAATACGAAGCGGCACATATTCATTTTATTGATGCATTGACCGGCCCGAATATGGTATAATTGCCTGAACAATTAAGGAGTAATATACCATGAAACTATTCGCCGATCTCTGCCTTAGATTCGAAAATCCCCTTTGGGCACACTATCCAGAATTGGCAGTGATGGATAGCATCTTGGATACCCATCCCGAATTATTGAAATTGGT
This genomic window contains:
- the lpxD gene encoding UDP-3-O-(3-hydroxymyristoyl)glucosamine N-acyltransferase, translated to MRSIKASEIAALCQGRLAGPDLDIKGLSGLKEARPGFLSFLSNPKYASSLSGTQASCIIVTPGTEVKDKTLIECHDPYLGFAKAAQLFYRESNPKPKPGIHPAAVVSPSARIDPTASIGPYAVIEAGTEIGPRTVVMGPSFIGARVKIGSDGLIYPNASVREECILGNGVIIHCGAVVGSDGFGYAREGAKYVKIPQTGIVILEDEVEIGANSTIDRGALGPTRIKRGTKLDNLVHIAHNVEIGEDGAIAALSGIAGSTIIGDRLIMGGQVGVIGHLEIGDDVICLAQSGVTKSAPSKTMLYGNPARPHMKVKRIAAAVDMLPEKLKAIKELEQRVAELEEKIKG